One genomic region from Colletotrichum lupini chromosome 7, complete sequence encodes:
- a CDS encoding phosphatidylinositol-glycan biosynthesis class Sprotein: MIVSRVWQALLKRDIADLQRSTSRPLRSFYRTLPRTAKAHQMPVDDEAGSPAASGASFTPDQSTTSAPPLQTESRKAPPPEKPSDARRRSFVIAAFWAIVLLLGLPIWWMTTSIYRANLPLSGMVQWADGKACRPVFPLRISVQTNKLQEQEAQNLLRLTQHALDDLNDFSGHHLRLQLAPRGGDDVVPEDDSQVALTIRLSPGDSTTVSLNPHSPILDITYPPNSIPSPTSSSSALASYIAKELRTTYAEEQAIISYLLSAASGASDARPQGMSPEAAESLAKRTTRSLRYSPTYHLSFSLFTSGSAPNTWDIEAAIQTYMKPMLDVLSPIHNFTIDTQVQLYATPGAQSQVLNKDDLASFINAAEWPLSPSIGGAPTVNFLLFVGNQTIGLDSGSETSQSWLIPQWGTVYLLSLPPTTSHVPAATLKQPMLTFAGHLLSLLGTPQSGSLPLRLSTLTRIRSADLLLRASSTLGSLARLSLALPSISIPRNVADGVTKTMHHLELACASLGGPEGLEHARIAEAEAERAFFEKSMVGQLYFPDEHKIAVYLPLLGPVGVPLVMGLLNEIKAWRKRRRERAEAEARKKL, encoded by the exons ATGATTGTGTCGAGGGTCTGGCAAG CTCTCCTCAAGCGCGACATTGCTGA CTTACAACGCTCAACTTCACGACCGCTGCGTAGCTTCTACCGAACATTGCCGCGCACGGCAAAGGCTCATCAAATGCCTGTTGACGACGAAGCGGGCAGCCCGGCAGCCAGCGGTGCGAGCTTCACCCCCGATCAATCCACCACCTCCGCCCCTCCGCTGCAGACCGAGTCCCGCAAGGCTCCGCCCCCCGAGAAGCCATCCGATGCGCGCCGGCGATCGTTTGTCATAGCCGCCTTTTGGGCCATTGTTCTTCTCCTCGGCCTGCCAATATGGTGGATGACAACGAGCATCTACCGCGCCAACCTGCCTCTGAGCGGCATGGTCCAATGGGCGGATGGAAAG GCTTGCCGTCCCGTGTTTCCTCTTCGTATATCAGTACAAACGAACAAGTTGCAGGAACAGGAAGCGCAGAACCTCCTTCGCCTTACTCAACATGCCCTCGATGATCTCAACGACTTCTCGGGTCATCATCTCCGTCTGCAGCTTGCGCCTCGTGGCGGCGACGACGTCGTTCCTGAGGATGACTCCCAGGTCGCCCTGACAATTCGCCTCAGCCCTGGGGACTCCACGACAGTCTCGTTGAACCCTCACTCTCCTATTCTCGACATCACATATCCCCCGAATTCGATTCCGTCACCGACTTCGTCCTCTTCTGCTCTAGCTTCGTACATTGCGAAAGAATTGCGAACTACCTACGCCGAAGAACAAGCCATTATATCATACCTTCTCTCAGCAGCCTCGGGAGCTTCTGATGCGAGACCTCAGGGGATGTCGCCAGAGGCAGCCGAGTCACTGGCGAAGCGAACCACCCGTTCTTTGCGATATTCACCGACGTACCACTTGAGCTTCTCGCTCTTCACTAGCGGCTCTGCCCCCAATACCTGGGACATCGAAGCAGCTATCCAAACATACATGAAGCCCATGCTTGATGTGTTGAGCCCCATCCACAACTTCACGATAGATACCCAGGTGCAGCTGTATGCAACACCAGGGGCGCAGTCCCAGGTTTTGAACAAAGACGACCTTGCCTCCTTCATCAACGCGGCCGAATGGCCCCTTTCGCCGTCCATCGGTGGTGCGCCGACGGTAAACTTCCTTCTCTTCGTCGGAAATCAAACAATTGGATTGGATTCGGGGTCCGAGACATCACAGTCCTGGCTCATCCCGCAATGGGGAACTGTTTATCTTCTGTCGCTGCCTCCGACGACGTCACATGTACCGGCTGCTACACTCAAACAACCTATGCTTACCTTTGCTGGGCACTTGCTGTCACTCCTTGGCACTCCTCAGTCAGGCTCTCTTCCTTTGCGGCTCTCGACTCTCACGCGCATCCGATCCGCAGACCTCTTGCTACGTGCATCCTCTACCCTGGGCTCCCTGGCAAGACTGTCACTTGCACTGCCGTCTATATCCATTCCCCGCAACGTTGCAGACGGTGTTACCAAAACCATGCATCATCTGGAGCTCGCGTGCGCCAGCCTAGGCGGGCCCGAGGGGTTGGAGCATGCTAGAATCGCTGAGGCCGAGGCCGAGCGAGCGTTTTTCGAGAAGAGTATGGTCGGACAACTATATTTCCCCGACGAACATAAAATTGCCGTCTATCTGCCGCTTTTAGGGCCGGTGGGAGTGCCCCTCGTGATGGGTCTGTTGAATGAAATCAAGGCATGGAGAAAGCGGAGACGAGAGAGAGCCGAGGCAGAAGCTAGAAAGAAGCTTTAG